One window of the Ammospiza nelsoni isolate bAmmNel1 chromosome 2, bAmmNel1.pri, whole genome shotgun sequence genome contains the following:
- the RHNO1 gene encoding RAD9, HUS1, RAD1-interacting nuclear orphan protein 1, with protein MPPKKKCTHKARKAELVFLEQPRAGPIHCYEAPLRLAENPRRVPTKRVDLNTSAAWVCPQFDTTKPLVLKARQKKHLGPQKSYNQDANHSSFHARGAAACRFPPLTFENPKGHAVPQLDDPNCLRKNAQCSPNQPQKGTAANANIQVKSLEDCGEPAPQPVEQEVPSPSDAEATQAPSPRNGRCSNTLSPNSHAWHPEEALPLGTEPCGRGEAAAVLVADTPEHDYGMKVTWRRRPHIMKYLREQGKLSAADILVKANMELPRGQPHT; from the exons ATGCCTCCAAAGAAGAAGTGTACCCACAAGGccaggaaggcagagctggtTTTCCTTGAgcagccacgggcagggcccATCCATTGCTATGAAGCTCCACTGCGTTTGGCTGAGAATCCCAGACGTGTGCCTACAAAACGTGTGGACCTGAACACCTCTGCTGCCTGG GTGTGCCCACAATTTGACACAACTAAGCCACTGGTGTTGAAAGCACGCCAGAAGAAGCATCTTGGTCCTCAGAAGTCCTATAATCAGGATGCCAACCACAGCTCATTTCATGCacgaggagctgcagcctgcagatTTCCTCCTTTAACTTTTGAGAATCCAAAAGGACATGCGGTCCCTCAGTTGGATGATCCAAATTGCTTGAGAAAGAATGCACAGTGCTCTCCCAACCAGCCTCAGAAAGGGACAGCAGCAAATGCCAACATCCAGGTGAAGAGTCTAGAGGACTGTGGAGAAcctgctccccagcctgtgGAGCAAGAAGTCCCTAGTCCATCAGATGCAGAGGCTACACAGGCTCCTTCCCCAAGGAACGGGAGATGCAGCAACACTCTATCACCAAACAGTCACGCCTGGCATCCAGAAGAAGCGTTGCCACTTGGTACTGAGCCCTGTGGGAGAGGGGAGGCGGCAGCAGTACTGGTTGCAGATACTCCCGAGCACGACTATGGAATGAAGGTCACCTGGAGGCGGCGGCCGCACATAATGAAGTACCTGCGGGAGCAGGGGAAACTGAGCGCTGCGGACATCCTGGTCAAGGCAAACATGGAGCTCCCGAGGGGACAGCCCCACACCTGA